Within the Dermacentor silvarum isolate Dsil-2018 chromosome 8, BIME_Dsil_1.4, whole genome shotgun sequence genome, the region GAACTGTTGGACGACCATGTCACGGCCCCTTTAAGAAAATAACTATACTCAAATTTTCTGGAACTTGATTGTGACCTGCGGCAATGAAAACTGTGATATAACTAGAAGAACATGGAGGTGACAGAAACCATTATGCCTTACCTGTGCAGAGGATTATAAATGTGGGCCGCAGGAATTGCACCGTTTGTGCATTTTTTGACAAACACTCCTCGGAGAGGAAAGGGGGATCGAGCACCACCACTGTGAACTTTCCCTGCCAGTCCTTAGGTATCTCGAGCGGAACGTTGTAGTCGTAGTGCACAAAGTCTTCCCCGTAACATTCAAACCTTAGGTCGAACTCTAGGAGCTTGAGTGTGTTCTTGCAGCCCATCTCTCGAAGCTTAGCATACAGAGTTGGGCACGAGATACAAGCAATCCTGCAATGACAACATCATTAAAACCTGTGTTAAACTGCTCCTGGCTTCAATTGTTCTCTAAGGCTAAAGTACGCTTAGTGACAGAGTTCAGTGAGATAAAAACACAACCAGTGTTAATAATCAAAAAACACAAAGATCCAGCACAATGTTGGAATCTAAATGAAGTGAGGTTGCAGCAGTAGCAGCAGATGACATGCACACAGTCTTGTCGCCTGTAGCTGTCAGTTCTCTCTATCACAAGGACAATGTATGATGGTTGTTAAAGGAAGGACGGTGATGGGATATGTATGCACAGAGACGTACACTTAAGGCTTCCAGCCCTGCAAGGAAAGATTTGCTTTAAAAGATCTTTCAAAACAGAAAATAGTAGATTCTTCAGACACTCGGAAGAGAGCAGTGTTGCATCAACAAGACATGGAAGTTGGACACAAGATGGAAACAAGGTAAGACTTGAAGACGTGGTAAGGTACCATAAAAAAAGACCTTAATGCCCATAAGCTGAGGTAGGATTGGGCAGACCATGTGAGCAAAGTTGACACTCATCAGAAATGGTGACTAAGACCATAAACTCGGATACAAGCTTCTAACAGTGAAAGTGCCACAAAGACACCATGGtgtcaaacttgaaaaaaaaaaaaaaaacatactgtaTAACACTAAGGAGACGCTATGACTTGGCACACAAAATGCCACTTGACTCGATAAAACTAAGGCTTTGGAGACTGCTTAGATGCCAAAAAAGGTGGCTTTAGTGTGTTTTATGGCCACCTTGTCTACAGAGTCCATTAACACTACCACCAATTATACCACAACAAATTTTGTGTTTTCCCTCCTGAAACCCGAAGGGACGTGATTGCTTTGCAAGTCAGTTCTTATGACTGGTATGTTAAAAATGGGAAAAAACAACTGAAATTCCCAGTTAGACGCCAGATGTAGGCCCTCTATGTCATGAACAAAGAGACCATCTCCTGGCGTTTGGTATGGTAAAAACTTTTCTTTCGCATAAACATCAAGATGCAACATTGTGCAGTGGGTTGCCACGTATACGCTCCAGCCTGgatttttatttaattttgcagTATTCAAACAAACTTAATGGTAGAATTTCTTCGTCTGTGAAAACACAACAACCCACATCAAATTAGAGCAAATATTCTCGAAAAGTGGCAGCAAGAATATAACTAAAGCATTTCCATACATGAAATATATACGTgctgcacaagaaaaaaaaggacagagaAAAGATTATTATTGCATTTCCATACACTTTTGCAGGCATCTGTCTTCATATTCGGTATGAATATTTAATGTAACCTTGTCCGAATTTAAGTGAAAGTGCAATTTAATGTACGAGGGGCCTCAGCCCTCAGGTGAGATATGGTGGGACTTGAAGCAGCGGGGAAAAAAAGATAGCTGCATCACATGCTGTGGCTATTTATTAGATTCATCTGGAAAAAAAAGTGCCTTGTCCGTTTAAAGCAAAGGCTTGCATACCTTTATATGCAAATCATCTGCTTTGAATGGCCAAGGCAATGCAGAGGTCACTTTTCTTTTATTGTACATTTGACTGAGGGTTACCACTACAGTTCCTCAATCGAATGGCATGGCATGCTTGAACATTCATTTGTTAGAGGCAGCTGAAATCCTTGCCAATATCAAAAATGCAAAAGGACAAAACACCACTGGTGAACATTAGATGGCTATCAGTAGCTGGGACCACTTTCGGATGTTGTGAGAGATCAGACAGTTGAGGCTTAAAGTTTTATTCAAAGGCTCGGTGTGAAAACTAGTAAGGTCTCACATTGGTTCCAATGTTTTGGCAGAGCAACACTCACCTTAAGCAATCCTAATGTGAAAGAGAAAACAGGCCTACAACACCCACAAAAAGCACCATTTCATCTTCCTATATATATCCTGCCAAGAAGGAATGCTATTGCCTTGATGAAGACTAGTTTATACAGTGGTAGAAAAGGGCTCCGAGTCTGTAACTGTTATAAACGACCACCGTTTATCTGCCATTACATGACTTGCCCAACTCCATTCCTTCCTCTTAATCTCAGCTAAAATACTTGCTACCCCATTTGTTCTTTAATCCACACCACTGCCGTCCTGCCTCTTGTTGCACATATCAACGTTAGCTCCACCACTCCTTGCACCATCcttagcttctttgttaacctcaaagtttgtgtcacatatgctagcactggtagaatgcaatgatggcAAGCTTTTGAAAATTGCAATAAGCTGCCCATCGTGTCTCCTTATGCCTGCTATACACACTCTAACCCAATTCTAATTTCTGCAGATTTCCTCCTAATAATCCTGTTTCCATGCAACTAAGTTGCCTTGATAAACATACTTTTGCACAAATTTTAGAGGCTGACTGCCTATCACAAATTATTCTTCTCTTGCTAGGTTACTCAACATTACCTTAGtcttttgcatatttttaatgttcaGACCTACTCTTACCCTTTGGTAGCTAAAGTCCTCATTCATTTGTTGCGAAGCCAAGCAAGAGAATTGCAGTCAAGaatggcagagaactaggtggtgtgatgaaattacgAAATGTGCGGGTAATTGAAGATCTCTGGGACAggcctgcattggacataaaacAGGCTGATGATGTTCATCAGGAAAGGGCTGGGTTGCAGCATAATGTCCTTCTTCTCACACAAACCTTGTCATCGCCTCGTTATAGGAAGGACCACATGTGGGGACATTAATTGATAACAGATTGGGTTTCACAGTCGCCCACCCTTATTTGCTACAGATCACTATCTCCTGCTGCCCCCAACATGCAGGGTAAGGGCCCAAAAGAAATAGGTGACAGGTAGTTAACTCACGCTCCTTCAGGCCCTGCTGCACGTAGTGCTTCCTTGGCCAAAGCCGCTGCTGTCTCGTCACTGTACCAGAACTGGCTTAATTGCTTGGGTGAACAGAAGCATGCAAAGAAATGAACACTGTCATGGTGGTAGCACAAAAATTACATGGGGCACTGAGAGCCGCACAGGACAAGACTCTGTAATTGTTCTGAGAATGTAGTAGCTGGCTGTCCATTATTTAGTGTAACGTCACACTTTaattttagttcttttttttttgctgagctcTTTTTTCTTGCGTTGTTTAGATATCTGTTAATAAATGGCATTTTATAAATACAAGAAATTTAATTTTCATCAGCTTATCAAATGGCTATATCACCATAAACCAAGCGTTTACGTTCGCAGAGACGAACGTACCCAGTCCTCCTCTGGTGCATTtcccttttcttgcttctctctgTCACGCAAAAACTCTTCCAGCGCGGCTTTCGCGTAGTCAGACAGCTCCGGCGGACCTTCGTCATCCGATTCGCTAGACCTGCATAACAAAACGTGTACTTTCGGATATTTTAAAGCGGGAAGATGGGGCGGAAGGGAACCAAGACAGGCGTGACCTGCAGAAGCCAAGAAAACTGGTTTCGTCCTCTGCTCCAGTTTATTAAAACCGAGCGATAAGCTCTCTACTCACGAAACCGGTTTTAGGCGCGCAGCCTGCCGCGCCCTTTGCGCTTGTAGAAACCGGTTTTTCGACGGGCGATCTCATTCCGAGATAAAATAGAACTTTCACCTCATTTTTTGCCGATGACGAACGGCACGGAATAGTGCTCTGGTTCGGTTTACTCCAGTGTGTTTTCCGACTGTTTAGTCGTCTGGTTTAATGGTCACTTTTGTATGAATCTTTCGACTGCAACCTAAACAAACTGGGCGCGGCCATCTTGCTGATATCGATGTCGTTGGTGTAAACCGCTACGACGACGGCACGAACAACGTTTATAAATAATTTTGAAAATGTATCTTTAAACGTTGGGCAGTGCCCAAGCGTGCAAGTGCGCGCAAACCAAACCGTGCTGTATGACGCGCTGGCCGTAACTTGTGTTGAATGTTGATCTCTCAGCAATCGTCATACCTCAAGATATCGCACGTGGTTGCGACATCAAGCTTTCTGGTCGCACGCTGCTTCTTGTAGGCGACCCGCCCAGAGGATTCAAGTTTCTATTCAACCTCCTGCCCCAGCTTCTTTTCCTTTTGGCACTCCTGCCTCCCCCCTTTTGATCGCGACACGTGATCGTCACATCTTAAAATTCGCCACAAGATTACCGTGCACTGAAACTCGGAAAAATCTGAGAGCATTATATGCCCCTCATTTGCGCTTTTATGCTAGAAGGCTTCACCACTCAACACTCTACCACAACAGAATTGGTCACTGGGCTTCTATGGATCCTAAGTGGACCCATAGTTTCGGAGATTGTGTCGTATTCGCACAACACCACCTACTTTCTTCTGGAGCTTCCACATTAGGGGACAGACACCGAAATGCTGTGAACGACTTCATTTTTGACTTTGCATCGGCCGACTTGCTAAACAAAAGCGTTCTGAACATTTTTCGATTCACTCCACTATGATGAAGAGAGTCGCATTGTTCAACAGCACTGCCTCAAGCCAGAAAGTTTTTACCATCTAAATTTCCTTTACCAATTTTGTGCAAACTGTCCAATTCTACGCCAATTCCCCATGGTGGTTATCTGCCACTTGTGCAGAGGAAACAACTGTATGCACAGAAACTACTGGAGTTCACGCAGAGAGTTTTGTTGCGGCTTCTATACATATGTGCAATTCCAAACAGCACATGTAATATATATGTACTTGTTGGAAttgggagagaaaaagaaacattgaGTATGTATGCCTGCATGATAAACAAATGCTCCCCATGGCCATAGTGAAGTTTCACCAGAAAAACCACACAACAGGTGGAAGAAGAAACTTTACTAAAGTCCAAGCCTAGCTGGGCTTCCGATCTTGGTGCCATGTCCATGTGTCAGGACCCAACAATGCTTTATCTGGGCCACCAACAAAGGCCTAGATCTTGCAGTGGAGTGGTCCAACTCTTTCATGTGCATCTTTAAAATAGGGTGCAATACTTGAGTGAGTAAAAAGTGTGAAGAGTGTGCTTTACAGAATTCTCAGCAAGTATGAACTGTGCTGGAGTATTTGCCATGTAATTGACATGCTCGTTTGTCAGGTCTGTTCTCAATGTGGTATTTGATAGACTCATTGGGTAATGCAAGTGTGTTTACCTGGCAGATCAGTACAGCACTCTTTCCAGGATTGCAAGACGAGTTTTGCTTTTGGATTCCTCGAGCCATTTGCAGAATTTTTTATGTTCAACTCCGAACATGTTAATACGGTAGCTAGAAGTGCAGGGCACACCCTTGatttcttgcaacaaagtttacaGCATGCAAGCATCGACATAAAAGCAGCAGCATATAAAACAAGTTCTACCAATTTTGGAATATGCCTGCCTTGTATACAACCCGTTTTGTGCTGTGCATATTAATGTCATCAGAAAAAAGAAATGGCATGTAACAGCAAGGTTTGTCCTGGGGCAGATCGCTGGGTCTGTCTGAATGATGGAACAAGTTCTGTGCAAAGCTTTATTCAGTTTTCCATAATCGTACAAGAATCTGATCAGACTATTCGAAGCACCCGCCTTGTTTCATTGCGTAAAGGTTAGGTCGTACCTTTCCAGAACGGCTTTCTAAATATTCTCTTCCACAAACCATCGTCGCTTGCAACTCGCAACCCGAGGATGTGGTGTACTGCAACAATGCCTTAAGGACAAGACGCGCGTCCCCGAAAAATTTTATGCTTTTTACCTAAACGTGCAGAACACATCCAGAAATGGCATAaccaacgaaaagaaaaaaattatttcgcagtATCTTCTTCAGCAATAGGGGGGAAacaccaggcagaaaactggaaaTGGGCTTCATCCCCAAACCACTTATGGCTTAGTTTGGAATGTGTGTCATATGTGagccataggtgtacatttcactTGCTTTACAGGCGGGATAGCACTGCACCCGGAGACCTTGCACCAGTCTGTAGTTTTCgaccgtgctttcaaaagaaagcgagtgGGGCACCAAACTTCGTCGTCCTGCATTACTGCTCCGAGGGTTATGTAAGGATAAATAGTCTGAACAATTCAAGAAGTTGCTTTGTGTCATAGGATAGCATGCCAAGGCACGAAATTGTTCATTGTCTGCTATCCCCTGGCGACATGGGATGCaaacacattttctttttttcctcaaacTGTAATCGAATGGAATTGTACGACTGAATCCACTTCCTAATTTTGTAATTTCATGGTTCTGTTTGCTTTGCCAATCTAattttcattgtatgtaccataTGTTGTCCTCCCTGCTTGGACCACATGTCCCGCAgtatttaaataaaaataaaataaaccagGAAAACCATGAGGCCAAGGCATTGGTCATACGACCATAGAGGTTTGGACCAACTGATGGACTGTCTAAGCTCGCCCCCCAGTTACACCAATAGGAGCAAGCTCACAAATTCTATCAGCCAACTAAATAACATGCAATGAACACTTCACCCTGCTCTTGCCAGGAGTGTCTCCCACAAAAGAAAAATCCAGGGCTTTGCTTCAGCTCAGCAGAACAAGACATCAAATGCCAGCAACTGTTATCTAAATGAAATCTGCAAGGGACCTACTAAACTTTACCTTGCATTCTACAGGGACCAAAATGTTCTTTCAAATTTACAAGTGACCTAGCAGACCAAATAACCTTAAAGCATGTAAAACTCATGCCTCTTGAACAGTAGTCCAAATCTCAACTTAAATGAGCAAAGTTTTTCAGTGTTGTGCTACCTAAAGTTAAGGTGCTTCATTCCCCTCGCATGGGTCATTAAGCTgccacaccttaaatctacattcactttaaaaaggttaaaattaaattctggggttttacgtcaaAACCACTATGTGATTACACAAACAGCCACAACAGCACAAATTGCCAGTACTGATCCAATGGCCAAGTTCTGTCCTTTATGTGTTGCACTAAGTGCTTTCATGTGCAACTACAGGCTATTGGAGTTCGAACTGTTAATTTGCCCTTTGGGGTAGGTCATTTTTAAAAGCTTTTACAGAGTTCCCGCTGAAAATGCTAGCAGCATGTTGCATTATGAAAGGCCAACCAATGTTTTCTACCACAAAAAGCCTAGGTTCAGATAGTATAGAAAAACAACAGCCTCCGGAGGGTGTCCAAATTTTCAAAATACGTTTGAGTCGCAAAAAGCTTGCAAACATGTTTTTAGTAAAAAACATTGCTCGTCAGAAATTATGCGGAACCTGGAACATGCCACCTAAGTAGCAAAACCTCCAGTTTAGGTGACGCACAAGCTGCAAAGGCCATGGCCTGGGATCCGAGTGACATCCACTAACCACTGCGTGCACTCTGCCCAAAAATTGAATGGCTGTTGAGAAAATTCGGCAATTACCAGCGCTGCAGCTTTGCAAACATTGCTTCAGTACTATATACAAATTTACAACCAAATTAGCCACAGTGAAATTTCCCTGCAGTTGGCTTTTAATGCAAAACTAAATTACTGCAGTATTCACACACAACAGCCACCTCGCACGGCCCACTCTGTTTTTATTCTTGAACAAGTATTAACATCACACAGCGAAGCCATAGCTTTTGATGACCTTAGCCATCGGTTCCACCTGCTTGGCAGAGAGCTCCTTGGCCTGTGCGAGCAGTTTCTGCAAGGAAAGAAGCAAAACATGAGTACCTATTCGCAGCAATCAAGATATAGGTTTCTGCTGCTAAGGATTCTCAGTAAGAGTTTTGATATCACAGATAATCAAACAATGTAGGTAAAAGGCATCATGGAATCCAACAGTTTTAAAGCACCCTCTACAAAAACAGACCACCTCCTATCACTTAGGATATCTCAAATGCACAGCACAACAGTATTCTAGAGAATGAAGAAGTTTAAAGCCATTCATTTCTTGTATAAAAAGTTAATGAAATTAGTTGACAGCAAACTACTGCCACTAAGCACATAAAAAGTAACCTAGGAGCAGAGAGAACAGTCTTGTTTTCAGTAATGGTGTACACATTTGGGTACGCACTGCTTTTGCCAATCAGCCCAATGGTGGCGAGGTAGAAACTACAGACATGAAGCTTCGGATAAATTGAACCCATTGCATACTCAATGTGACACCATTTCACTTGTATGTCAATTATCACTACCCATGACCACTTTGCTGAAGGCACTACCAGTCTAATGTGGTGCACTGCACCAGCGAGTTTTCTCCTAGTGACGGCGGTTTCActtttccatatatatataaaagaatgTGCAACTGAACAACAAACCTATCGTAATAGTATTAATTATGAGGGCTCGCTAGAATACACAAAAAGCATTAGCTGAACACCCTTGTAAACGAAGATGTCGCAACAATAACAATGGATTGAGTGGTGGTGCCATCTTAAGAGAGAATGCATAATCCCCCCCCCCAGCCACCCACAAAGCAAATCCCAAACTCACCCTGTCCGACTTCTTGGCCTTGTGATAAAGGGCAGCCTTGGCTTTCCTCTTCAGCTCAAGAGACTCGATGACGCTCTGGTACTTCCAGCCAACTTCATGTCCAAGACGTCCAAGAGTGCAGTACTGCAGGTGAGAAGCCACACCACCAGTTTACCTCAAGCCATGAATCTGATTGGTCTTAGAAGTCATCTACATGAAATCAGCTTTCAAGATTGATTGCACTGCCCTCTGTGAGAGGGCTCAATGTAGGTAAGGAATATAAGCTCATCACAACTGGAAATAATTCTCTTTCTGCAATTATAACTGCTGATAGCAGCCCATAA harbors:
- the LOC119461356 gene encoding EEF1A lysine methyltransferase 1-like, producing MRSSESDDEGPPELSDYAKAALEEFLRDREKQEKGNAPEEDWQLSQFWYSDETAAALAKEALRAAGPEGAIACISCPTLYAKLREMGCKNTLKLLEFDLRFECYGEDFVHYDYNVPLEIPKDWQGKFTVVVLDPPFLSEECLSKNAQTVQFLRPTFIILCTGAVMEPYAEQLLGLRPCNFEPTHTRKLGNEFKCFANYDLDEFCC